The genomic window GACGATTTGTACAGCAAAGTACCTAAAGAAGATAAAAACAAACCTGAAAACTTGACAAATGCTACTTTCAACTTTAGAGGAAACATTACACAAGTTAACCTATTCTTAAAACCAGAAAAAAGTGCTTTAAACACCTACACATTTGTACTGAAAAGTACCATTACCTTTGCAGATGGTTATGGCGTGGCCTACAACAAGAGTAATTTGGCAGGCATTTTAGATAAAGAGGGCAAATGGGTAGTACAACCAGCACTAGAACAGTTATCGCATTACAAAGGTAATTACTTTATGGGCGTAGTAGCAGATGATGGCTACCGTTCTATTTTATGGCTCGACAAGGCAAATCGTAAACTGGTACCGCTTAAGTACCGTTTTTATCGTAACGAACCGATATTAGGCAAATATTATGCAATAGAAAATGGGATCAACGGCCCTAAAGGTTTAATAGATATGCAAACCAACAAAGTGCTAATTGAGCCAACTTTGGATAACATTTCTGAAAAAGGCAATTACATTGTTTTAAGGGAAGAAAACGATGTAAACACCATCATTAACAAAGATTTAAAACCAGCATTAAAAGTAAATGGATACGCCTATAAAATTAATGGCGATTACATCTTTAAAAGCAAACCTTACACATCCAAAGAAAAATTCGCAGATTACTCGATACTGAGTAACACTGACGACATTTACAATACAGCAGGACAGAAAATCAATAAGGAAGATTATGTGATAAATACCTATGATTATTTTGGAATGGATAGCCTGCTTTTGGTGCAAAACAAGGCTGGCAAAAAGCTATTCATCAACACCAAAGGAGAAGTGGTAATAGATGGTTCTAAATACAAAAATATAGGGCCATTTTCTTACGGATTGGCACCTGTTAAAAATGCGGAGGGCAATTGGGGCTACATCAATAGCAAGAACGTTTTGGTTATTCCTTTTATGTACAACGAAGCCAAAAACTTTTCAAAAATTAGTGCCATGGTAAAAACTGATAGCGGCTATCAGCTCATCGATCATCAAAACAAAGTAATTAAGAAATTTGATGATGGTTTTAGAAGCTATTCAGTTAAGAAAGACGCCGATAACCTTACTTATTCTAATTACAACGGCAACACCTATAATTCCAAAGGCGAAATTCATAAGGATGACAGGTAAGCGGCTTATCATTGTTCCTTGTGCTTAAAAATGACACGAAGCTTAAAATACTCCATCGCTAAACCTTTACCTTAGTGTTACGTTAAGAAAATAATTGTTTAGCAGAGAGATATGAAAGGTTATCAGTTTTCTAAATATGTACCAAACGAATTGCCAAAGGGTGGTTTTGATGAGATGCTAAAGTTATTTACGCAGCTTTTAAACTACACCGCTGGCGATGCCGGCGAAGCTTTGGCTTGGATGAACGAACTGGACAAACAGTACAAGTTTACCAACAAAGACTATGGCATGGGCGATTTTATGGAAGACCTGAAGGAAAAAGGTTACATTAGCGAAGAAAATGGCGAAACCAAAATCACTGCAAAAACAGAACAAACCATTCGTAAATCGGCTTTGGAAGAGATTTTTGGCAAGCTAAAAAAAGCTGGAAAAGGAAATCACAACAGTAATATTTCGGGCATTGGCGAGGAGAAAAATGCGGATAGACGGGAGTTCAATTTTGGCGATAGTTTAGACCAAATTGACATGACCGCCTCTATCCACAATGCGCAAATTAACCACGGTATTGGCAATTTTAGGCTTACCGAACGTGATTTGGAAGTAGAAGAAAAGGACTACAAAACTTTAACTTCCACCGTGTTGATGATAGATATTTCGCACTCTATGATTTTGTACGGCGAGGATAGAATTACACCTGCCAAGAAAACGGCGATGGCTTTAGCAGAGCTGATTAAAACGAAATACCCAAAAGACACTTTAGACATTGTAGTTTTTGGTAACGATGCTTGGCCCATCACTATTAAAGATTTACCTTATTTACAGGTTGGCCCTTACCACACCAATACGTTTGCTGGTTTAGAGCTAGCGACAGATTTGCTGCGCAGAAGAAAAACACACAATAAGCAAATTTTTATGATTACCGATGGCAAACCTACTTGCCTAAAAGAAAATGGCAGATATTACAAAAATAGCATAGGTTTAGATAGAAAAGTAATTGGCAAAACGCTGAACATGGCGGCGCAATGTAAAAGACTGAATATTCCTATTACTACATTTATGATTGCCAAAGACCCTTACCTGCAACAATTTGTAAGGCAGTTTACAGAAATTAATGGCGGCAGGGCATTTTACAGCTCACTCAACGGCCTGGGCGAATACATTTTTGAAGATTA from Pedobacter sp. SL55 includes these protein-coding regions:
- a CDS encoding WG repeat-containing protein, giving the protein MKSTSYFITFLLFISSSVMAQTTKKDIQAQLKNKSLPEIKTYLEKQNTQIEKLITLASTSIKITPGDVDLREVRTTQKFDNSQKELIAKQFAKTLNRLYFSPTVIYPNTDLSISYSVKSLIYSVKDYDDYEFPKPILKLKKVYYQDGKTANFDKELHGRSNETVDEIKGTKWIDSIELEASYHYPEAMLVINLSADKPLQQLTDGKIQLVSVTDGKASLKISPALKDKIYKVEGINAAGQAIEQYGSSSSSSTSNYSVAFLNQYYEAGKSVIEKIDKADYKNVDELIDDLYSKVPKEDKNKPENLTNATFNFRGNITQVNLFLKPEKSALNTYTFVLKSTITFADGYGVAYNKSNLAGILDKEGKWVVQPALEQLSHYKGNYFMGVVADDGYRSILWLDKANRKLVPLKYRFYRNEPILGKYYAIENGINGPKGLIDMQTNKVLIEPTLDNISEKGNYIVLREENDVNTIINKDLKPALKVNGYAYKINGDYIFKSKPYTSKEKFADYSILSNTDDIYNTAGQKINKEDYVINTYDYFGMDSLLLVQNKAGKKLFINTKGEVVIDGSKYKNIGPFSYGLAPVKNAEGNWGYINSKNVLVIPFMYNEAKNFSKISAMVKTDSGYQLIDHQNKVIKKFDDGFRSYSVKKDADNLTYSNYNGNTYNSKGEIHKDDR
- a CDS encoding vWA domain-containing protein produces the protein MKGYQFSKYVPNELPKGGFDEMLKLFTQLLNYTAGDAGEALAWMNELDKQYKFTNKDYGMGDFMEDLKEKGYISEENGETKITAKTEQTIRKSALEEIFGKLKKAGKGNHNSNISGIGEEKNADRREFNFGDSLDQIDMTASIHNAQINHGIGNFRLTERDLEVEEKDYKTLTSTVLMIDISHSMILYGEDRITPAKKTAMALAELIKTKYPKDTLDIVVFGNDAWPITIKDLPYLQVGPYHTNTFAGLELATDLLRRRKTHNKQIFMITDGKPTCLKENGRYYKNSIGLDRKVIGKTLNMAAQCKRLNIPITTFMIAKDPYLQQFVRQFTEINGGRAFYSSLNGLGEYIFEDYIKNRRRTIR